The Solibacillus sp. FSL R7-0668 genome includes the window TTTTTCTTCACGGGCTTCTTTTACTTTGGAAGAAATTTTTGATTGAATAATTTGCATTTCAATTTCAAGTTCACGTGCTGATTTTCGCAGTGCACCATGACCAAAGACAACATTTTGCTCTGTCATATCGGACGTGGCTACATGAATTTGAACCTTACGCCCTTTTAACTCATTAGATAACTTTTCAATACGCTCATCCGCTGTTTCATTTTTGCGGGTATAAATCACTTCAACAGCATGCTGAATATAAAGCTGCTCCGTACCCGGTACAAGATGCGCATCAAAGACGACAATAACACGCCACCCTGTATGCGCTTTATATTCAGCCATTCGCTCAATTAAGCGATCACGGGCATCTTCAAAGTGTGGCTCACGTAGAGGACGCAGCTCACGCCAAGCGCCAATCATATTGTAGCCGTCTACTAGCAAAATATTTTGCATATTAACCGTTTACTTCTTGGCGTTTACGGTACACTTCGTACATTAGTAGTGCTGCCGCAACAGAAGCATTTAGCGATGTTACATGACCAATCATCGGCAAATGGTATAAGAAATCACATTTATCTTTTAATAGACGGCTCATTCCTTTACCCTCACTACCAATAATTAAAGCAAGTGGTAATGTTGCATCCATATTGCGATAATCTTGAGAACCTTTTGCGTCCGTACCAGCAATCCATACGCCGCGCTCTTTTAGCTCATCTACTGTCTGTGCTAAATTGGTCACACGTACAACCGGCACATGCTCAATTGCCCCTGTCGAAGCTTTGGCCACAACCGCCGTTAACCCCACCGCACGACGCTTCGGAATAATAATCCCGTGTACACCAATTGCATCTGCTGTACGCATAATAGAGCCTAAATTATGCGGATCTTCTAGCTCATCTAAAATCATGAAAAATGGGTCTTCATTTTTGGCTTTGGCTGCAGCAAATAAATCATCTAACTCTGCATAATCATACGCCGCCACAGAAGCAACAATGCCTTGATGATTCTCTGCTAATTTATCAATCTTTTGTTTTGGAACAAATTGCACTAATACCCCTTGCTCTTTCGCTAAATCAATTAACTCTTGAATGCCGGTTTTCTTTACACCTTCAGCAATCCATACTTTATTTATTTCACGACCCGAACGCAGTGCCTCAAGTACTGGATTTTTACCGGCAATCATCTCTCCGCTTACTTCTTCTGATACATTTTGTGGCTTGTCCGGCTGTTTTTTCTCTGGTGCTTTAAAGGATGACTTCTTGTCGCGACCTTTAAAATCACGCGATGTGTTACGATCTCGTTGTCTTCTTTCCGCCATAATTACACTCCTTTTGACTGCTCTACAATAACAATTGCATAGTCAATAATTTCATTTGCTCGCGCTAGCTCTTTACATAAAAATAAATAGCCTAATACCGCTTCAAAGCCCGAGCTGTTGCGATATGTGCGTACGTCTGTATTTTTAGGAACAGAGCCGGATTTCGCATTGCGTCCTCTGCGAAATACCGCCTGTTCGTCTTCTGTTAAAAAATTTTCTTCAAGCATGCGGTGCACAATATCGGATTGTGCCTTTGCTGATACATACTTTGTCGCTTCTTTGTGCAAAGTATGTGGCTTTGCACGCCCTAATAAAATTAAATGCTCGCGAATGCGTTGTTCTAGCACGGCATCGCCCATATAAGCCAGTGCCAATGCATTTAATTGCTTGATTTCATGTGGTGATTGCATTATTGACCTCGTTTCCAGCGCGTCCCTTGACGAGTATCTTCCAGCACGATGTCCATGCTCAGTAATTGGTCGCGAATTTCGTCTGAACGAGCAAAATCGCGGTTTTTACGTGCGGCATTACGTTCTTCGATTAATGCTTCAATTTCTTCGTCAAGTAAGCCGGTCTCTACCTTTACTTGAATCCCCAATACATCACCGATCGTGTCAAACATCGTCAACATCGTTTGCAGTACAGCTCTATCTGTATTCGCTTCGTTTAAGTAGACGTTTGCAATACGAGATAGTTCGAATAAAACGGAAATGGCATTTGCCGTGTTGAAATCATCGTTCATCGCTAGCTCGAAATCAACTTTTGCTTGATTCACCTTTGCCATCCACTCCTCGCTATTATCGCCCAAACTTGCAGAAGAAGCTAATCGATGCTCTACGTTTGCATAAGATGTACGGATACGATCCAAGCCATTTTTCGCAGCCTCCACTAAATCTTGTGCGAAGTTGATTGGGTGACGGTAATGCACTGATAGCATGAAGAAGCGCAACACTTGTGGGTCAATTTGCTGACGAATATCATGCACTAAAATAAAGTTCCCTAAAGACTTCGACATCTTTTCATTATCGATATTAATATACCCATTATGCATCCAGTAACGTGCAAATGTTTTGTCATTATGCGCTTCTGACTGAGCAATTTCGTTTTCGTGATGCGGGAATGTTAAATCTTGCCCACCCGCGTGAATATCGATTGTATCGCCTAAGTGCTCACGCGCCATTACAGAACATTCAATATGCCAGCCCGGACGCCCCGCTCCCCATGGTGAGTCCCATTTTACCTCACCTGGTTTTGCCGCTTTCCATAACGCAAAATCTAATGGGTCTTCTTTTTTCTCGCCCGCTTCAATACGCGCCCCAACCTTTAAATCATCAATCGATTGATGGCTTAATTTTCCGTAACCATTGAATTTACGCGTGCGGTAATAAACATCGCCTTGAGATTCATATGCATAGCCTTTGTCAATTAGCACTCGAATAAAGTCAATAATATCGTCCATATGCTCAGTTACACGAGGATGTGCGTCTGCCTTTTTGCAGCCTAAAGCTGTAATATCTTCAAAATACGCGGCAATAAAGCGCTCCGTTAATTCAGATGTTTCTTCACCCAGCTCATTTGCTGCTTTAATAATTTTGTCATCAACGTCTGTAAAGTTCGATACAAACTTCACCTCGTACCCTGCGTATTGTAAATAGCGACGCACCGTATCATAAACGATAACCGGGCGTGAATTACCAATATGGATGTAATTGTATACAGTCGGTCCGCATACATACATGCTCACTTTGCCCTCTTCTTGCGGCACAAATGGCTCTTTTTGTCGTGTTAATGTATTAAAAATTTGAATGTTCATCATTATTGCTCCTTTTTTAAGTTTGCAATCTCTTGTTGTAATTTTTCGAGCGTCTTCTCTAAGGAATCGCAACGATCACCGACTGGGTCAGGGATATTTTGGTGATCCAGTTTTTTCGCTTCTGTACGAATGCCGTCAATCATCACCACTTTACCTGGAATTCCTACAACCGTTGCATTTGGTGGTACTTCTTTTAAGACGACCGAGCCCGCACCAATTTTACTGTTTGCACCGATTGTAATGGAGCCGAGTACTTTTGCTCCTGTTGCAACTAAGACCCCGTCTTCTAATGTTGGATGACGTTTTCCCTTTTCTTTCCCTGTACCACCTAATGTCACGCCTTGATAAAGTGTCACATCATTGCCGATTTCACAAGTTTCACCAATCACGACTCCCATCCCGTGGTCAATGAAAAAGCGACGACCAATTTTTGCACCCGGATGAATTTCGATGCCAGTAAAAAATCGGCTAACTTGAGAAATCGCACGTGCGATAAAGAAAAATTTACGTTTGAAAAACCAATGTGCAATGCGATGTGACCAGATGGCATGTAAGCCCGAATACGTTAATACAACCTCAAATACGCTACGTGCTGCTGGGTCATTTTCAAAAATATTAGCAATGTCTTCCCTTATACGTTTAAACATTTTTTACCCCCTCTTTTTGGTTTTTTGAAAAAAATAAAGCGCCCCTGCCACCTAAATAAGGTGACAGAGACGCATAAATAGCGCGGTTCCACTCTGGTTGAAGAAAGCTGTACACTTCCTTCCGCTTGAAAGTCCTGTAACGGGGACAAGGCGATTTAACCTACTATAAGTTCAATTAAATACTCGAAGGTGCATTTCTGCTTTGCCTTGACCTGGATCACTTTCAGCCGGTGATGACCCTCTCTAATAGGTGTGCTCTGCGTACTTCTCCTTCTCAACGCGTTAACGTTATTTGAAATCGTACATTCATTGTACAATTTTTTCTCGAAAAATCAATTACTTTGTTTGTTTGATACGCGTATTAATTAGCGTATTTCTCTACACGTGCAATCACTTTTTCTTTACCAATTAAAGCAATCGCATTTGGTAATTCCGGACCATGTGTTTGACCTGTTGTTACAACACGGATTGGCATGAATAGGTTTTTACCTTTCGCCCCTGTTTCTTTTTGTACGGCTTTAATAGCTGCTTTAATTGAATCCGCATCAAACGATTCAAGTGCTACTAATTGCGCTTTGAATGCCGTCATTACGGCTGGTACCGTTTCACCAGCTAACACGGCTTGTGCTTCCTCATCATATGAAATTTCTTCTGTGAAGAATAGGCTCGATAACTCCACGATTTCCGCACCGAAGCTCATTTGCTCATGGTAAAGACCGATTAAATCAGATGCCCAAGCTTGTTGCTCTGCAGATAATTCCTCTGGTAAAAGTCCGGCTTTTTGTAAGTGTGGTAATGCTAATGCCACCACTTCTTCACGTGATAATTTTTTGATGTATTGGTTATTCATCCATGTAAGCTTTGTTTTATCAAACATCGATGGCGATTTTGATAAACGTTTTTCATCGAATAATTGGATGAACTCATCATGTGAGAAAATTTCTTCTTCACCTTCTGGAGACCAGCCAAGTAAGCTAAAGAAGTTGAACATTGCTTCTGGTAAGTAACCAAGATCTTTATATTGCGCAACGAATTGGATAATCGACTCATCACGTTTTGATAATTTTTTGCGGTCTTCATTGACGATTAATGTCATATGACCGAAACGTGGATATTCCCAGCCAAATGCATCAAAAATCATCATTTGTTTTGGTGTGTTTGATAAATGCTCTTCTCCACGGAATACATGTGTAATTTCCATAAAGTGATCATCTAAAACGACGGCATAGTTGTATGTTGGGATACCATTAGCTTTTACAAGTACCCAATCCCCGATATCTTTTGACTCGAATGATACATCACCACGAACTAAATCCGTGAAGTTATATGTCACGTTTTCTGGAACGCGCATACGAATTGTATATGGAATACCAGCAGCCTCTTTTTGCGCTACTTCTTCAGCCGTTAAATGACGACACTTCCCATCATATGTTGGTGCAGCTACACCGTTTGCTTTTTGCGCTTCACGAGATGCCTCTAACGCTTCTGAAGAACAGAAGCATTTGTATGCTTTACCTTCTGCTAATAATTTATCAGCATGTTCTTTATAAATATCTAAACGCTCCATTTGACGATATGGTGCGTATGGGCCACCGATATCAATTGACTCATCTGGTATAATACCTAACCAACGTAAGTTATCTAACTGAGAAGCTTCGCCGCCCTCTACGTTACGCTCGATATCTGTATCTTCAATACGTACCACAAAAGTACCATTGTGATGTTTAGCATATAAATAGTTGAATAAAGCTGTACGCGCGCCACCGATATGTAAAAATCCTGTTGGCGATGGTGCATAACGAACGCGAACTGGTTTCGTCATAATATTGCCTCCTAAATTTAAGCGTCAGAATAGTTTTCGACCCTTTTCATTCCGTTCATTTTACCACTTGCCGTTCGTAAATAAAAGTGGTGCGCGCTGAATTCGTGCGCACACCCTCTCTCTTAGGCTTTTATTAAAAGAATGGTTGCCATTGAAGCAATCCCCTCTTCACGACCGACAAAGCCTAATTTTTCAGTTGTCGTTGCTTTGACATTTACTTGTGATGGGTCGGCATTGAGCAACTGTGCGATACGATTGCGCATAGGCTCGATATACGGTGCCATCTTTGGACGCTGCGCCATAATCGTGCAGTCCACATTTCCTAATTTATAGCCGCGCTCCTCTACCATTTTCCAAATATAAGCAAGTAATTTGGCTGAATCGGCATCTTTCCATTCAGGATCTGTATCTGGGAAATGACGTCCGATATCCCCTTCACCGATTGCGCCAAGTGCTGCGTCTGTCACGGTATGTAATAAAACATCTGCATCGGAATGGCCTAATAATCCGCGCTCATGTG containing:
- a CDS encoding NYN domain-containing protein produces the protein MQNILLVDGYNMIGAWRELRPLREPHFEDARDRLIERMAEYKAHTGWRVIVVFDAHLVPGTEQLYIQHAVEVIYTRKNETADERIEKLSNELKGRKVQIHVATSDMTEQNVVFGHGALRKSARELEIEMQIIQSKISSKVKEAREEKPASRIKLSKEVELQFEKWRRGLK
- the rlmB gene encoding 23S rRNA (guanosine(2251)-2'-O)-methyltransferase RlmB, translating into MIAGKNPVLEALRSGREINKVWIAEGVKKTGIQELIDLAKEQGVLVQFVPKQKIDKLAENHQGIVASVAAYDYAELDDLFAAAKAKNEDPFFMILDELEDPHNLGSIMRTADAIGVHGIIIPKRRAVGLTAVVAKASTGAIEHVPVVRVTNLAQTVDELKERGVWIAGTDAKGSQDYRNMDATLPLALIIGSEGKGMSRLLKDKCDFLYHLPMIGHVTSLNASVAAALLMYEVYRKRQEVNG
- a CDS encoding Mini-ribonuclease 3 gives rise to the protein MQSPHEIKQLNALALAYMGDAVLEQRIREHLILLGRAKPHTLHKEATKYVSAKAQSDIVHRMLEENFLTEDEQAVFRRGRNAKSGSVPKNTDVRTYRNSSGFEAVLGYLFLCKELARANEIIDYAIVIVEQSKGV
- the cysS gene encoding cysteine--tRNA ligase, which produces MNIQIFNTLTRQKEPFVPQEEGKVSMYVCGPTVYNYIHIGNSRPVIVYDTVRRYLQYAGYEVKFVSNFTDVDDKIIKAANELGEETSELTERFIAAYFEDITALGCKKADAHPRVTEHMDDIIDFIRVLIDKGYAYESQGDVYYRTRKFNGYGKLSHQSIDDLKVGARIEAGEKKEDPLDFALWKAAKPGEVKWDSPWGAGRPGWHIECSVMAREHLGDTIDIHAGGQDLTFPHHENEIAQSEAHNDKTFARYWMHNGYINIDNEKMSKSLGNFILVHDIRQQIDPQVLRFFMLSVHYRHPINFAQDLVEAAKNGLDRIRTSYANVEHRLASSASLGDNSEEWMAKVNQAKVDFELAMNDDFNTANAISVLFELSRIANVYLNEANTDRAVLQTMLTMFDTIGDVLGIQVKVETGLLDEEIEALIEERNAARKNRDFARSDEIRDQLLSMDIVLEDTRQGTRWKRGQ
- the epsC gene encoding serine O-acetyltransferase EpsC; translated protein: MFKRIREDIANIFENDPAARSVFEVVLTYSGLHAIWSHRIAHWFFKRKFFFIARAISQVSRFFTGIEIHPGAKIGRRFFIDHGMGVVIGETCEIGNDVTLYQGVTLGGTGKEKGKRHPTLEDGVLVATGAKVLGSITIGANSKIGAGSVVLKEVPPNATVVGIPGKVVMIDGIRTEAKKLDHQNIPDPVGDRCDSLEKTLEKLQQEIANLKKEQ
- the gltX gene encoding glutamate--tRNA ligase, whose amino-acid sequence is MTKPVRVRYAPSPTGFLHIGGARTALFNYLYAKHHNGTFVVRIEDTDIERNVEGGEASQLDNLRWLGIIPDESIDIGGPYAPYRQMERLDIYKEHADKLLAEGKAYKCFCSSEALEASREAQKANGVAAPTYDGKCRHLTAEEVAQKEAAGIPYTIRMRVPENVTYNFTDLVRGDVSFESKDIGDWVLVKANGIPTYNYAVVLDDHFMEITHVFRGEEHLSNTPKQMMIFDAFGWEYPRFGHMTLIVNEDRKKLSKRDESIIQFVAQYKDLGYLPEAMFNFFSLLGWSPEGEEEIFSHDEFIQLFDEKRLSKSPSMFDKTKLTWMNNQYIKKLSREEVVALALPHLQKAGLLPEELSAEQQAWASDLIGLYHEQMSFGAEIVELSSLFFTEEISYDEEAQAVLAGETVPAVMTAFKAQLVALESFDADSIKAAIKAVQKETGAKGKNLFMPIRVVTTGQTHGPELPNAIALIGKEKVIARVEKYAN
- the ispF gene encoding 2-C-methyl-D-erythritol 2,4-cyclodiphosphate synthase — encoded protein: MFRIGQGFDVHEFAEGRPLILGGITIPHERGLLGHSDADVLLHTVTDAALGAIGEGDIGRHFPDTDPEWKDADSAKLLAYIWKMVEERGYKLGNVDCTIMAQRPKMAPYIEPMRNRIAQLLNADPSQVNVKATTTEKLGFVGREEGIASMATILLIKA